From Melanotaenia boesemani isolate fMelBoe1 chromosome 12, fMelBoe1.pri, whole genome shotgun sequence, a single genomic window includes:
- the tmem198a gene encoding transmembrane protein 198-B: MTSSSPLLGLAEVGLRCDQEIERRYEIVPSVVCSMCCLFGIIYCFFGYRCFKAVLFLTGLMFGSVVIFMLCYKERVMDTQLSVEASVGIGLGIGTLCGLVTMLVRSVGLFMVGLLLGLLVGVASLVVMEEFYHPKTVWVPLGILLGSGTLFAVLTLQWQRCFVTFSTATFGSAIITVTVDYFIELFALVNYIYERLKVAPKKPVCWFTWVILGVWPVLTLLGVLIQWKVTAEGFSHTEVVLSRQQRRVQLMRIRQKEERLKKEKEIKKKKKRQNQKTGLKQKAHTHHHHQQYHHPAASHPHHQPQSSHPPKIPPPPSQTEPGYHRKPNPKRRYDGDVLSPSYIRSFRDRHTDRRAYSHSRMSRSRMAELDYDCGSQVPLTAPSGPAVRI; the protein is encoded by the exons ATGACGTCCAGCAGTCCACTGTTGGGTTTGGCTGAGGTGGGGCTGAGGTGTGACCAGGAGATTGAGAGGCGATATGAGATTGTGCCGTCAGTAGTCTGCTCCATGTGCTGCCTATTCGGAATCATCTACTGCTTCTTTG GCTATCGATGCTTCAAGGCGGTGCTGTTTCTAACAGGACTAATGTTTGGCTCTGTGGTCATCTTCATGCTGTGCTACAAGGAGAGAGTAATGGACACCCAGCTAAGTGTAGAGGCATCCGTCGGCATTGGCCTTGGCATTGGGACCCTATGTGGCCTGGTGACCATGTTGGTCCGCAGTGTGGGACTGTTTATGGTTGGCCTGCTGCTGGGACTGCTGGTTGGAGTGGCATCACTGGTG GTCATGGAGGAGTTTTATCACCCCAAAACAGTGTGGGTTCCTCTGGGTATTCTTCTGGGTTCTGGAACCCTGTTTGCTGTCCTCACTCTTCAGTGGCAGCGATGCTTTGTCACCTTCTCTACAGCCACATTTGGCTCTGCCATCATTACTGTTACTGTGGATTATTTTATAGAGCTGTTTGCCTTGGTTAACTACATCTACGAGAGACTCAAA GTGGCACCAAAGAAGCCAGTGTGCTGGTTTACATGGGTCATTTTAGGGGTGTGGCCTGTCCTGACCCTGCTTGGAGTGCTGATCCAATGGAAAGTGACTGCAGAGGGGTTTTCTCACACAGAAG TGGTTCTGAGCCGACAGCAGCGGAGGGTCCAGCTTATGCGGATCCGACAGAAGGAAGAGAGGCTGAAAAAGGAGAAGGAgatcaagaagaagaaaaaacggCAGAACCAGAAGACTGGCCTCAAACAGAAGGCTCACACccatcaccaccaccaacaGTACCACCACCCAGCAGCATCCCACCCTCATCACCAACCCCAGAGCTCTCACCCACCTAaaatccctcctcctccttctcagaCGGAACCTGGCTACCACCGCAAGCCCAATCCTAAAAGACGctatgatggagatgttctatCTCCG AGCTACATCAGGAGTTTCAgggacagacacacagacagacggGCGTATTCCCACAGTCGAATGAGCCGCTCTCGAATGGCTGAACTGGACTACGACTGCGGTTCTCAAGTGCCCCTCACAGCCCCCAGCGGACCTGCAGTTCGCATCTGA